One part of the Dyadobacter sp. 676 genome encodes these proteins:
- a CDS encoding SprB repeat-containing protein — MKWSALHILLFFFSFLSFAQAQSGKHTYRFYKDFKIAQPECGPDLALAQAPGSCAGGTIPGLFVDDVLPCGVKRFVYQNNPNWGFLYPNSEGLVTGTYTIQLYLKVTNWSGSRTRIIDFSNGSLDDGIYFTKRGAAADRCLDVYPNGIAGDCPFFNTSAYYLLTITRDGATDKMEVYVDNTLFTSFTDSGKNYVGKTGVPIYIFRDDKAKTCESGEARFAYLAFHDKYFSKTDVEKSSSDICFEANINPYADFSISPNPTCEFPENIEVKYTGPIPAPGTGYDFKWDWDGAKVISGSGMGPYVLSWDTGGTKYVTLTVASQACGNPLVNRKQAIISKLALTTAVTAGSCETGTNGTITLTGSEGLAPYRYSLDSVNFQSSNIFTKPAGNYRAFVRDGNDCVVAKNVSVQFASDIELRAMADTTVCEGQSVQLLAESNGQSFMWLPQTGLDDAGAREPVATPGATTQYIVTATKGFCTATDTVLVNVAPKIEVTVTPDAVIEYNVPFLLTATSPPDH; from the coding sequence ATGAAGTGGAGCGCTTTACATATTCTTTTGTTTTTCTTCTCCTTTCTGTCTTTTGCACAGGCGCAGTCCGGCAAACATACCTATCGTTTTTACAAGGATTTCAAGATTGCGCAACCGGAATGCGGCCCTGACCTCGCGCTTGCGCAGGCGCCCGGCTCATGCGCCGGGGGAACTATCCCCGGGTTGTTTGTCGACGATGTGCTGCCTTGTGGCGTAAAAAGGTTCGTTTACCAAAATAATCCCAACTGGGGTTTTCTCTATCCGAATTCCGAAGGCCTCGTTACGGGAACTTACACCATTCAGCTTTACCTGAAAGTGACCAACTGGAGCGGTTCCAGGACCCGCATCATCGATTTTTCCAATGGGAGCCTCGACGACGGTATTTATTTCACCAAGCGCGGCGCCGCGGCCGACCGTTGTCTCGATGTTTATCCCAATGGCATTGCCGGCGATTGCCCGTTTTTTAATACCTCCGCTTACTACCTGCTCACCATTACCCGCGATGGCGCGACAGATAAAATGGAAGTATACGTCGATAACACGCTTTTTACCTCCTTCACCGATTCCGGCAAGAATTATGTAGGCAAAACCGGCGTACCCATTTACATTTTCCGCGACGACAAAGCAAAGACTTGTGAATCGGGCGAGGCACGCTTTGCCTACCTGGCATTCCACGACAAGTATTTTTCCAAAACGGATGTAGAAAAATCATCGTCGGATATCTGTTTTGAAGCCAATATCAACCCCTATGCCGATTTTTCAATCTCGCCAAATCCAACCTGCGAGTTTCCCGAAAATATCGAAGTAAAATATACCGGGCCGATTCCCGCACCAGGCACCGGCTACGATTTTAAATGGGATTGGGACGGTGCAAAAGTAATTTCGGGTTCGGGAATGGGGCCGTACGTACTAAGCTGGGATACCGGCGGCACCAAATATGTGACGCTCACCGTCGCGAGCCAGGCATGCGGCAACCCGCTGGTAAACCGCAAACAGGCTATTATCAGCAAACTGGCCCTCACCACCGCGGTAACCGCCGGCAGTTGCGAAACAGGCACCAATGGCACCATTACACTGACGGGCAGCGAAGGTCTTGCCCCGTATCGATATTCGCTGGACTCCGTCAACTTTCAGAGTTCCAATATTTTTACAAAGCCGGCAGGGAACTACCGCGCGTTCGTCAGGGATGGAAATGATTGTGTTGTGGCCAAAAACGTAAGCGTACAGTTTGCGAGCGACATCGAGCTTCGCGCTATGGCAGACACCACCGTGTGCGAGGGGCAATCGGTGCAACTGCTCGCGGAAAGCAACGGGCAATCGTTCATGTGGTTGCCGCAAACCGGGCTCGACGACGCCGGTGCCCGCGAGCCGGTTGCCACACCCGGGGCCACCACACAATACATCGTTACCGCAACCAAAGGCTTCTGCACGGCAACCGACACCGTGCTCGTGAATGTCGCGCCGAAAATCGAAGTGACGGTAACCCCCGACGCGGTGATCGAATACAATGTACCTTTTTTGCTCACGGCTACTTCCCCCCCAGATCACTGA
- a CDS encoding lysophospholipid acyltransferase family protein has protein sequence MKKILDYFLSILYLIHFGLTLLVFHVIQVIAFNVFGKQAHKVSVDWLNFSLTFGLYLTGASIKLKNLAQLPDNRPIIFVANHQSSYDISPIYWFMRKYNPRFVSKIELAKGVPSISYNLRKSGAALINRKDGKQAITEIARLGKLIQDEKASAMIFPEGTRTASGSMKPFQSGGVATLLKRAPDALIVPIAIDGTGAFNPKGIFPLKSFCELRFTVLPGIEPAGRKVEDVLGEAQEEIRKVIQPQAA, from the coding sequence ATGAAAAAAATCCTCGATTACTTTTTAAGTATCCTCTATCTGATCCATTTTGGCCTAACCCTGTTAGTTTTTCATGTTATACAGGTGATCGCATTCAACGTCTTTGGCAAGCAGGCGCACAAGGTGTCGGTCGACTGGCTCAATTTTTCCCTCACTTTCGGTCTCTATCTCACCGGTGCAAGTATCAAGCTCAAAAACCTTGCCCAACTGCCCGACAACCGACCCATCATATTTGTTGCCAACCACCAGAGCAGCTACGACATCTCCCCTATTTACTGGTTCATGCGGAAGTACAATCCGCGTTTTGTATCCAAAATCGAGCTGGCAAAGGGTGTTCCAAGCATTTCATATAACCTGCGCAAAAGCGGCGCGGCGCTCATTAACCGCAAAGACGGCAAGCAGGCTATCACGGAGATTGCCCGGCTGGGCAAGCTGATCCAGGACGAAAAAGCCTCGGCGATGATCTTCCCCGAGGGCACCCGCACGGCCAGCGGCTCCATGAAACCTTTTCAGTCGGGTGGAGTTGCCACGTTATTGAAGCGCGCCCCCGACGCATTGATTGTCCCTATCGCAATCGACGGTACCGGTGCATTCAACCCCAAGGGTATTTTTCCGTTGAAATCCTTTTGCGAACTAAGATTTACAGTGCTTCCGGGTATCGAGCCCGCCGGCAGGAAAGTGGAGGATGTTCTCGGAGAGGCGCAGGAAGAGATAAGGAAGGTGATCCAACCGCAAGCGGCCTGA
- a CDS encoding gliding motility-associated C-terminal domain-containing protein: MTLREDRSYTVDVTSELGCKGSGKVNLSIKRQESINVPTAFSPNGDGKNEVLLPVLNDIGSIRYFRIFNRWGQLVFFTRQLNTGWDGSFKGEMAAPGAYVWEIEGVSTKGKVISKKGAVMLMQ, from the coding sequence GTGACATTGCGCGAAGACCGGTCCTATACCGTGGATGTGACGTCGGAATTGGGCTGCAAAGGATCGGGCAAGGTAAATCTCTCTATTAAACGACAAGAGAGTATCAATGTACCTACGGCATTTTCCCCCAATGGAGATGGCAAAAACGAAGTACTGCTGCCGGTGCTCAACGACATCGGGTCTATCCGCTATTTCCGCATTTTTAATCGCTGGGGGCAGCTTGTGTTCTTTACCAGGCAACTCAACACCGGTTGGGACGGCTCTTTCAAAGGTGAAATGGCTGCTCCGGGTGCGTATGTATGGGAAATCGAGGGAGTTTCGACAAAAGGAAAAGTGATCAGTAAGAAAGGAGCGGTGATGCTCATGCAATAA
- a CDS encoding acyl-ACP desaturase: MDITLSAERLEVMKHIGKDLDGLIAEYLKPIEENWQPSDFLPEATHESFLHEVKLLQESCRELPYDYIAVLIGDTITEEALPTYESWLVDVIGINQVDEPESGWVKWVRAWTAEENRHGDLLNKYLYLSGRVNMRAMEVSTQYLIADGFDIGTDRDPYRNFIYTSFQELATNLSHRRTATLAKKFGNPHLSKICGVIASDEMRHAKAYKAFVTRILEVDPSELVLALEDMMRKKIVMPAHFMRETGVKIGETFSHFSDAAQRLGVYTTQDYIDILEDLLEEWNIGAVRDINEKAEKARDYLMALPARLRRIADRTRIPDLAYEFSWISR, encoded by the coding sequence ATGGATATTACGCTTTCAGCTGAACGGCTTGAAGTAATGAAACATATAGGCAAAGACCTCGACGGGCTTATTGCGGAATACCTGAAACCCATCGAAGAAAACTGGCAACCATCTGATTTCCTGCCCGAGGCAACGCATGAGAGTTTTTTGCATGAAGTAAAACTGTTACAGGAAAGCTGCCGGGAACTGCCTTATGACTACATTGCCGTGCTGATCGGGGATACGATTACGGAAGAGGCGTTGCCTACCTACGAGTCGTGGCTGGTTGATGTAATCGGTATCAACCAGGTCGACGAACCGGAATCGGGTTGGGTGAAATGGGTGCGGGCATGGACGGCCGAGGAAAACCGCCACGGCGATCTGCTGAATAAATACCTTTACCTTTCCGGTCGCGTGAACATGCGCGCGATGGAGGTTTCCACCCAATACCTCATCGCCGACGGCTTCGATATCGGAACCGACCGCGACCCGTACCGGAACTTCATTTATACTTCTTTCCAGGAACTTGCTACCAACCTGTCGCACCGCCGTACAGCCACATTGGCCAAGAAATTCGGTAATCCGCATTTGTCCAAGATCTGCGGGGTGATCGCTTCCGACGAAATGCGCCATGCGAAGGCTTACAAGGCATTTGTGACCCGGATACTGGAAGTGGACCCTTCGGAGCTGGTATTGGCCCTGGAAGATATGATGCGCAAAAAAATTGTCATGCCCGCACACTTCATGCGTGAAACGGGGGTGAAAATCGGCGAAACATTCTCGCACTTTTCCGACGCCGCGCAGCGCCTGGGCGTATACACGACGCAGGATTACATCGATATTCTCGAAGATCTGCTTGAAGAATGGAATATCGGGGCCGTACGGGACATTAACGAAAAAGCGGAAAAGGCCCGGGATTACCTGATGGCGCTGCCGGCACGCCTCAGAAGAATTGCGGACCGCACCCGCATTCCAGATCTGGCCTATGAGTTTAGCTGGATAAGCCGTTAG